AAGATCCACTGGTGGTGGCCATACCCGCGCGGCACCCCTTGCTGGCGCACAAGCGGGTACCGCTGGACGAGGTGGTGGGCTACCCGCTGGTGCTGTGTCACCCGCAGGTGTGTGCGGAGTGCAGCCGGCAATGCGAGCGCCTGCTGCGCCTGGTGGAGACACCGCCGGTCGTGGCCGAGTACGTGACGACCCACTCGTTGATGCTGGCCCTGGTGGCGGCCGGCTATGGCGTGGGATTTTCCACCGCGGCGCACGCGGTGGCATGCCGGCAGGCGGACGTGATCGTCCGGCCGCTGGACGAGGACTCGGCGGCGTTGACGACCTACCTGCTACATCCCGAGGGCGCGATGTCGGAGCCGCTGCGCCACTTCATCGACCGTGCTCAGCGTGTCGGCCATATGCCGTTGGATACGCAACGGCTCGCATGAGGCTGCCTCAGGCGGGTTGACCGATTCCATTTTTGTCAAAGCGCCAGACCTGTTTTGCCACAGCGGGATTCCATTGGCGGTGCACGGGCGCGCTGCACTCAGGCGTTGCTCGCGCTTGCCGTTGGCATCTGCGAGCAACTTCGCATGCCCAACGTGGCGCGTCACAGCGAAGACGCGCGGCGCAACAGTGCTTGCCGTATGCGCATCGGCTCTGGCGTGTTGAGCTGATCGCGCTTTACTGGGCCTCTTTCCCTGCAAAGACTTTGGCCTGGTTATCCGGGTCAAGCATGGTGCCCGCGAATGACGCTGGTGACAGCGTGTTTCGCGGCTTGCGAATTGTGAGTGATGGCGCCATGCGCAGCAAGGCGCGCATCTCGCAACGAAACCGGCGGCATCAACGATGCCACGGTCTTCGCCGCTTCGCCACCTGCTCGTTTCGCCCGGAGATTCCTGGACAGCCACGCACGCCGCCTGTACGGCGGGTGCGCGTGCTTGGACTCGGTGCGATGACGAATGGAGGCGCGCGATATGCCGAAGTCGAGCAGCCTGGCCGATGGCGCCAAGACCTACTACCGCCCGATCGAGGCGGCAATCCGCTGGAGCGGATTGCTGCGCTTCGAGCGGCGCATCCTGGCGACCTTGGGACAGCGGCCTCTGCCGGAGGCAACGGAGTTTCCACACTGGCCGATGCTGCGATTGAACACCGAAAGAATCTTCGATGCGCTGGTTCACGGCGAGATGCCGTATGGCAAGGAGGGCTTGGGGCGGGACACGCAGGGTCTGGCGATGGACGACCCGTCGCTGACGGTGCGGCACGTCGAACTGAAAGCCTGGATGGCGCACTACTACCCCGGCGAGAAACCGGCGTTTCTGTTCGATGAGATCGAGCGTGCGCTTCACCCGGCGATCAGCCTGGACACAGTGGGCGCATTGCTGGCCGAGCGGGAAGCGATCAAGGCGCGGCTGGTGGAACACTTGGGCGTGCACGAGACGCTGCGCGCCGAGCACGAGGCGCTGCTGAAGACGCACGCCGCCTGCGCGGCTGACGCGGAGCGTGCAAACACGCCGGGGCCGCGCAGCGAATCGACCTACCTGAACATCGTTGGCGGGTTACTGACCCTGCTGCTGGGCAAGTCTCCCAGCGGCATGCCGTATTCCAGCTTCCTGACGCAGGAGGCCATCATCAGCGCGATGGTGGCGCACCACGGCAATGCGATGGGCATCACCGAGCGCACCCTGCAGGCCAAATTCGCACTGGCTCGGCGCAGTTTGCAGAGCACAACGTACTGAGCGATGCCAGACCGTATCTGCGGTCGCGGATACCGCATTTGCGGTGTCTTTCTTCAACGCAGCGGTCTTAATTCGAGTCACGCCAATCAGCGCCACTGAGCGTTAAGGAGTGACCCTCATGTCTTCGCAGACCACCGCCACGGCGGCATTGACCGAACACCGCATCCTGCGCCGCGCTGAGGTCGAAGCCAAGACCGGCTTCAAGCGCGCGCACATCTACAGCCTGATGAAGGACGGCAACTTCCCCAAGGCGCTGCGCCTGGGCGTGCGCGCGGTGGGCTGGGACTCGGTGGAGATCGAACAGTGGATCGCCGATCGCCTCAAAGAACGCGCCTGACGCTTCTTCTCGGTTCATGCCATTCGACGAGGAGAAGCTCATGCAGGTGGTGTCCATCATTTCAACCAAGGGCGGCGTCGGCAAGACCACGACGGCGGCCAACCTGGGCGGCCTCATTGCCGATGCCGGGCTGCGCGTGCTGCTGCTGGACCTGGACGTGCAGCCCACGCTGTCGAGCTACTTCACACTGGACGTGCGTGCGCCCGGCGGCATCTACGAGATGCTCGCCTTCAACGAGCGGCGCATCGAGCACCTGGTGTCGCGCACCGCGATCGCGGGCCTGGACCTGGTGCTCTCCAACGACGACCGCGGCGAACTGAACACACTGCTGCTGCACGCGCCCGACGGGCGCCTGCGGCTGCGCAACCTGTTGCCGGTCTTCCGCGAGCACTACGACCTGCTGCTGATCGACACCCAGGGCGCGCGCAGCGTGCTGCTGGAGATGGCGGTGCTGGCGTCCGACCTGGCGCTGTCGCCGGTGACGCCGGAAATCCTCGCGGCGCGCGAGCTGCGGCGCGGCACGCTGCAACTGATCGAGGACATCTCGCCGTATCGGCACCTGAGCATCGAACCGCCGCCGCTGCGCCTGCTCATCAACCGTGTGCATACGGTGTCGTCGAACGCGCGGCTGGTCCAGCAGGCGCTGCGACAGGTGTTCCAGGAACAGGCCGGCGTGCAGGTGCTGGACACCGACGTGCCGGCCATCGAAGCCTATCCGCGCGCTGCGACACGAGGATTGCCGGTGCATCGGGTGGAGTACCGCCAACCGGCGGGCCGCGCGGCGCCCGCGGCGCTGGAGACCATGCGCGCGCTGGCTGGCGAGCTGTTCCCCGCGTGGCGGGAGCGCCTCGCGCTAGTCACCGGCCGGGCCGATGCGGGAGGGGCCGGCCATGGCGAGCGTGCATGAACTGGCGCGCGGCCGTGAACGGCTGCGCGCGTTGATCGAGTTCGCGCTGGGCGAAGGTTGGCGCGTGGTGCGCACGTCCGGCGGGCACCTGAAATTCACGAAACAAGGCTGCGCGTCGATCTACACCAGCTCGACTGCAAGCGACCACCGTGCCGACCGCAATGCCCGCGCGCAACTTCGCCGCGCCGACCGGCAGGCGCAGGAGAACGGCCGTGGCTGAGCTGACGCCGCAGGACATGGCTGCCAAGCTGCTGGCCACCGGCTTCGAGCGCAGCGGCCCTTCGGCCGCGACCTTGAGCGACCCCATCGCCGACACGTCGATGGTGGTGACCCTGGACCAGTTGCGGCCCTACGACCACGACCCGCGCGTGACCCGCAACCCGGCCTATGCAGAGATCAAGGCGTCCATCCGCGAACGCGGGCTGGACGCGCCCCCCACGATCACGCGCAGACCGGGCGAGGCGCACTACATCATTCGCAACGGCGGCAACACGCGGCTGGCCATCCTGCGCGAGTTGTGGAGCGAGACCAAGGAGGAACGCTTCTTCCGCATTGCGTGCCTGTTCCGCCCGTGGCCGGCGCGCGGTGAAATCGTGGCGCTGACCGGGCACCTGGCCGAGAACGAGCTGCGCGGCGGGCTGACCTTCATCGAGCGTGCCTTGGGCATCGAGAAGGCGCGCGAGTTCTACGAGCAGGAAAGCGGCCAGGCGCTGTCGCAGAGCGAACTCGCGCGGCGGCTGACTTCCGACGGCTATCCGGTGCCGCAGTCACACATCAGCCGCATGAACGATGCGGTGCGCTATCTGCTGCCGGCGATCCCGACCCTGCTGTACGGCGGATTGGGTCGGCATCAGGTGGACCGGCTCGCGGTGCTGCGCAAGGCGTGCGAGCGCACCTGGGAGCGGCGTGCGCTCGGCCGCACCGTG
This genomic window from Pseudomonas furukawaii contains:
- a CDS encoding AlpA family transcriptional regulator, whose translation is MSSQTTATAALTEHRILRRAEVEAKTGFKRAHIYSLMKDGNFPKALRLGVRAVGWDSVEIEQWIADRLKERA
- a CDS encoding ParA family protein, with the translated sequence MQVVSIISTKGGVGKTTTAANLGGLIADAGLRVLLLDLDVQPTLSSYFTLDVRAPGGIYEMLAFNERRIEHLVSRTAIAGLDLVLSNDDRGELNTLLLHAPDGRLRLRNLLPVFREHYDLLLIDTQGARSVLLEMAVLASDLALSPVTPEILAARELRRGTLQLIEDISPYRHLSIEPPPLRLLINRVHTVSSNARLVQQALRQVFQEQAGVQVLDTDVPAIEAYPRAATRGLPVHRVEYRQPAGRAAPAALETMRALAGELFPAWRERLALVTGRADAGGAGHGERA